One window of the Corynebacterium glutamicum ATCC 13032 genome contains the following:
- a CDS encoding isochorismatase family protein, whose protein sequence is MARALILVDVQKDFCPGGSLATERGDEVAGKIGAYQLSHGSEYDVVVATQDWHIDPGEHFSETPDFKNSWPIHCVADSDGAAMHDRINTDSIDEFFRKGHYTAAYSGFEGTAVSEELLMSPWLKNKGVTDVDIVGIATDHCVRATALDALKEGFNVSILTSMCSAVDFHAGDHALEELHEAGAILI, encoded by the coding sequence ATGGCACGCGCACTCATTCTGGTTGATGTTCAAAAAGACTTCTGCCCCGGTGGCAGCCTAGCCACCGAACGAGGCGATGAAGTGGCGGGAAAAATCGGTGCCTATCAGCTGTCCCACGGCTCAGAGTACGACGTCGTTGTGGCGACCCAAGATTGGCACATCGATCCAGGCGAGCACTTTTCAGAAACCCCAGACTTTAAAAACTCCTGGCCAATCCACTGCGTCGCGGATTCCGATGGTGCCGCCATGCATGACCGCATCAACACCGATTCAATCGATGAGTTCTTCCGCAAAGGCCATTACACCGCGGCGTATTCCGGGTTCGAGGGAACTGCAGTCAGTGAAGAACTCCTCATGTCTCCATGGCTGAAGAACAAGGGAGTCACTGATGTAGACATCGTAGGGATCGCTACGGATCACTGCGTTCGAGCCACAGCACTTGATGCTCTCAAGGAGGGCTTCAACGTCTCCATTTTGACGTCGATGTGTTCTGCGGTGGATTTCCATGCGGGAGACCACGCTTTGGAGGAACTACATGAAGCCGGGGCGATTCTGATTTAA
- a CDS encoding HNH endonuclease signature motif containing protein gives MTTDIYFSHNNPHDPYAHHTTELNRDTHHLWVTLTTDSNDFDADSFTTEVIRITGYSRHEVNNGLNAMAAMTNLPHLRAIQERYYFLSIRYLASIMIAVAKADPTLWEELDLRITDALTPVTAGEVMIQSSTLSKRIAAWIKELDPEPTPEPTPKEDYVHVHTTDEATYVRIKISGPNRLILNDIITQLKDTDTEDSLPEALMAFLTEKIQLKITKYLFTPHKHPEQVWSPDYGDIDPEAYANATLVCAKDLDELAGATEKSYTPSEKMKALIRARDGHCRFPGCCVPASKCQVDHIIPWAEGGPTAAWNLQLLCQRHHNMKTDGRFTADANGLAEIRWIGPMDVPAVTRPTGPLVKAMPRGIWGQVLRDRIQARFERIRDRALNKED, from the coding sequence ATGACCACTGACATCTACTTCAGCCACAACAACCCACACGACCCATACGCCCACCACACCACCGAACTCAACCGCGACACCCACCACCTCTGGGTCACCCTCACCACCGACTCCAACGACTTCGACGCAGACTCCTTCACCACCGAAGTCATCCGGATCACCGGCTACTCCCGCCACGAAGTCAACAACGGCCTTAACGCCATGGCTGCGATGACCAACCTCCCACACCTACGCGCCATCCAAGAACGCTACTACTTCCTGAGCATCCGCTACCTCGCCTCCATCATGATCGCCGTGGCCAAAGCAGACCCCACCCTGTGGGAAGAACTCGACCTGCGCATCACCGACGCCTTAACACCAGTCACCGCAGGGGAAGTCATGATCCAATCCTCCACCCTGTCCAAACGCATCGCCGCCTGGATCAAAGAACTCGACCCCGAACCCACACCAGAGCCCACACCGAAAGAGGACTATGTTCACGTCCACACCACTGATGAGGCGACCTATGTCCGCATCAAAATCAGCGGCCCCAACCGCCTGATCCTCAATGACATCATCACCCAACTCAAAGACACAGACACCGAGGACAGCCTGCCTGAAGCGCTCATGGCGTTCCTGACAGAGAAAATCCAGTTAAAGATCACCAAATACCTCTTCACCCCACATAAGCACCCTGAGCAGGTGTGGTCACCGGACTACGGTGACATTGATCCCGAAGCCTATGCCAACGCCACCCTCGTGTGCGCCAAGGACTTAGATGAGCTCGCTGGAGCCACGGAGAAGAGCTACACCCCGAGTGAGAAGATGAAAGCCCTGATCAGAGCTCGGGATGGGCATTGCCGCTTCCCAGGGTGTTGCGTTCCGGCGAGTAAGTGCCAGGTCGATCACATTATCCCGTGGGCGGAGGGCGGCCCGACAGCGGCGTGGAACCTGCAGTTGTTGTGCCAGCGGCATCACAATATGAAAACCGATGGTCGCTTTACTGCTGATGCTAATGGATTGGCGGAGATTAGATGGATTGGGCCGATGGATGTACCAGCGGTGACCAGGCCGACGGGTCCGTTGGTGAAAGCGATGCCGCGGGGGATTTGGGGTCAGGTGTTGAGGGATCGGATCCAGGCTAGGTTTGAGCGGATCCGCGACCGCGCCCTCAACAAAGAAGACTAG
- a CDS encoding gluconokinase has product MSAAEGLHIVVMGVSGCGKSSVGKALAAELGIEYKDGDELHPQENIDKMASGQALDDDDRAWWLVQVGKWLRDRPSGVIACSALKRSYRDLLRTKCPGTVFVHLHGDYDLLLSRMKAREDHFMPSTLLDSQFATLEPLEDDEDGKVFDVAHTISELAAQSAEWVRNK; this is encoded by the coding sequence ATGTCAGCAGCCGAAGGCTTACATATTGTCGTCATGGGCGTTTCTGGCTGCGGCAAATCCTCCGTCGGTAAAGCCCTAGCAGCGGAGCTCGGAATCGAATACAAAGACGGCGACGAACTTCACCCCCAGGAAAACATCGACAAGATGGCCTCCGGCCAGGCACTTGACGACGACGACCGTGCATGGTGGCTAGTCCAGGTTGGCAAGTGGCTCCGCGACCGACCAAGCGGCGTCATCGCATGCTCCGCCCTCAAGCGCTCCTACCGCGATCTCCTGCGCACCAAATGCCCAGGAACCGTCTTCGTCCACCTCCACGGCGACTACGATCTCCTACTTTCCCGCATGAAGGCCCGCGAAGATCACTTCATGCCATCCACCTTGCTAGATTCCCAATTTGCAACCCTCGAGCCGCTCGAAGATGACGAAGATGGCAAGGTTTTCGACGTTGCCCACACCATCAGCGAACTGGCCGCCCAATCTGCAGAGTGGGTTCGCAACAAATAA
- the bcp gene encoding thioredoxin-dependent thiol peroxidase, whose amino-acid sequence MTEVKRLDVGDTPPAFSLPNDSGSTTSLSDFAGKQVLVYFYPKANTPGCTKEACDFRDSLSNLNDLDIAVVGISPDPVDKLVKFREDHELNFPLLSDEDKSVMTAWGAFGEKKNYGKIVQGVIRSTFLINADGTVGMAKYNVRATGHVERIVREITAA is encoded by the coding sequence ATGACTGAAGTGAAGCGCCTTGACGTTGGAGATACCCCACCCGCATTTTCATTGCCTAATGATTCGGGTTCGACCACCTCACTTAGTGATTTCGCCGGAAAGCAAGTTCTGGTGTACTTCTACCCCAAAGCCAACACCCCAGGTTGCACCAAGGAAGCATGCGATTTCCGTGATTCTTTGAGCAACCTCAACGATCTCGACATTGCTGTTGTTGGCATTTCCCCGGATCCGGTGGACAAGCTGGTGAAGTTCCGTGAGGACCATGAGCTGAACTTCCCTCTTCTTTCCGATGAGGACAAGTCTGTGATGACTGCGTGGGGTGCGTTTGGTGAGAAGAAGAATTACGGCAAGATTGTTCAGGGTGTAATTCGTTCCACATTCCTCATCAATGCTGACGGAACTGTTGGCATGGCGAAGTACAATGTTCGTGCAACTGGTCACGTGGAGCGCATCGTCCGCGAAATCACCGCGGCGTAA
- a CDS encoding DUF3618 domain-containing protein — translation MARNIEDIQRDIERTRRQLASTLDELADRSKPSNLVDDAKNQATAKLQESNVQKVLLGVAAVVVGAVVFSVVRGRKKANDLKEIQRLLSER, via the coding sequence GTGGCACGCAACATTGAAGACATCCAGCGCGATATTGAGCGCACCCGCCGTCAGTTGGCTTCCACCCTCGACGAGCTGGCAGACCGCAGCAAGCCTTCCAACTTGGTCGATGACGCCAAGAACCAGGCAACCGCGAAGCTGCAGGAATCAAACGTACAGAAGGTGCTCCTGGGCGTCGCTGCTGTCGTCGTCGGTGCTGTTGTATTCAGCGTTGTGCGTGGCCGTAAGAAGGCAAACGATCTGAAGGAAATCCAGCGCCTGCTCTCCGAGCGTTAA